From Candidatus Kaelpia imicola, a single genomic window includes:
- the rpsE gene encoding 30S ribosomal protein S5, translating into MVPENQEITLLEKVIAINRVTKTNKGGKTISFNALVAVGNGRGRVGISLGKAHEVVEAIKKGIKSAQRDVVTIKLLGSTIPHDVLGKFGASKIVLKPASAGTGVIAGGVVRAICEMVGIKDILTKSLGSPTAINLAKAMMDGLKQLRVSKSGVDIAKEEVEKAQEVKDAVE; encoded by the coding sequence ATAGTGCCTGAAAATCAGGAAATTACATTACTGGAAAAAGTGATAGCAATTAATCGGGTTACCAAGACGAATAAAGGAGGCAAGACCATATCCTTTAATGCTCTTGTAGCCGTTGGTAATGGAAGAGGCAGAGTCGGTATTAGTCTTGGCAAAGCTCATGAGGTTGTCGAGGCAATTAAGAAAGGCATAAAGTCTGCACAGAGAGATGTAGTTACAATAAAGCTTTTAGGTTCTACGATTCCTCATGATGTGCTTGGTAAGTTCGGCGCTTCTAAGATCGTTTTAAAACCTGCTTCAGCCGGTACCGGTGTTATCGCTGGCGGTGTTGTACGTGCGATATGTGAGATGGTGGGAATAAAGGATATTCTTACAAAGTCTCTGGGTTCTCCTACTGCTATAAATTTAGCAAAAGCGATGATGGACGGTTTAAAACAGTTAAGAGTCAGTAAAAGCGGTGTAGATATAGCGAAAGAGGAAGTGGAAAAAGCTCAAGAGGTGAAAGATGCAGTTGAATGA
- the rplO gene encoding 50S ribosomal protein L15 → MQLNDLKAPRGAKKNRKRVGRGVGSTRGKTCTRGMDGQKSRKSPGIAAYFEGGQMPLIRRIPKRGFNNKRFARSFQTINLSDLENISLSEIDPKVLKSNGLIRYSNKPVKVLGDGQLKKKIKISAHAFSAAAKEKIESNGGEVKVI, encoded by the coding sequence ATGCAGTTGAATGATTTAAAAGCACCTCGCGGTGCTAAAAAGAATAGAAAGAGAGTTGGCCGTGGAGTCGGGTCGACAAGAGGTAAGACTTGTACAAGAGGAATGGATGGACAGAAATCCAGAAAGAGCCCCGGCATAGCAGCCTATTTTGAAGGTGGACAGATGCCTCTTATTAGAAGAATTCCTAAAAGGGGTTTTAATAATAAAAGATTTGCTCGTTCTTTTCAGACTATCAATCTCTCTGACTTAGAAAATATAAGTTTATCTGAGATAGATCCCAAAGTTTTAAAGAGCAATGGTTTGATACGGTATTCAAATAAGCCGGTTAAAGTTTTAGGAGACGGTCAGTTAAAGAAAAAAATTAAAATCTCTGCCCACGCTTTTAGTGCAGCAGCAAAAGAGAAAATAGAGTCTAATGGCGGAGAGGTTAAGGTAATATGA
- the secY gene encoding preprotein translocase subunit SecY, whose amino-acid sequence MIRGLVNTFKIKDLRRKILITLALIAVYRIGSYIPTPGINGQALSEFFKSLAETPGGTLFGMINMFSGGAMRRLTIFALGIMPYISASIILQVLTPVIPALERLAHQDNGRQKINQYTRYFTVIITIFQAFFIGLWLENPQYFQGYQIVFNPGWSFRFTTVLTLVTGTMFIVWLGEQITEFGIGNGISLIITAGIISRIPAAMIQLYSLLDPFSPTGGQIQPFTLIIMAAMLVLVVVAVVLITQGQRKIPVQYARRVIGRRVYGGQSTFIPLRINQAGVIPIIFAQSVLMFPATIGGFIDNPVVSKIVSLFSQQGILYYIFYSGLIIFFSYFYTALVFNPKDVAENMKKYGGFIPGVRPGNNTSEYLDKIMTRIILPGAVFLAVIAVLPSIISAILHIPFLVASFFGGTGILIIVGVLLDTERQLESQLLMRQYEGFMRKGRIRGRR is encoded by the coding sequence ATGATTAGAGGTTTAGTTAATACTTTTAAAATCAAAGATTTACGCCGTAAGATCTTAATAACTTTGGCTCTTATCGCTGTATACAGGATAGGGTCGTACATACCTACACCAGGCATAAATGGTCAGGCTTTATCTGAGTTTTTTAAAAGCCTTGCAGAGACACCAGGCGGAACTCTGTTTGGAATGATAAATATGTTTAGCGGCGGTGCTATGAGAAGGCTTACTATTTTTGCTCTGGGTATTATGCCTTATATCTCTGCATCTATTATACTGCAGGTTCTTACTCCTGTTATTCCGGCTCTGGAGAGACTTGCTCATCAGGATAACGGCAGACAGAAAATCAATCAATATACAAGATATTTTACGGTGATCATTACAATCTTTCAGGCTTTCTTTATAGGTCTCTGGCTTGAGAACCCTCAATATTTTCAGGGTTACCAGATAGTATTTAATCCTGGTTGGAGCTTTAGGTTTACCACTGTTCTTACCCTTGTTACAGGTACTATGTTTATAGTCTGGCTGGGAGAACAGATAACAGAGTTCGGCATCGGTAATGGTATCTCACTTATAATAACAGCCGGTATAATATCGAGGATACCTGCTGCTATGATACAGCTTTATTCTCTCCTTGATCCATTCTCTCCTACAGGAGGTCAGATTCAGCCTTTCACTCTGATTATTATGGCTGCGATGCTTGTTCTTGTGGTCGTAGCAGTGGTTCTTATAACTCAGGGGCAACGGAAAATTCCCGTTCAATATGCAAGGCGTGTTATAGGTAGGCGTGTATACGGCGGGCAGAGCACCTTTATTCCTCTACGAATAAATCAGGCTGGAGTTATTCCTATTATCTTTGCACAGTCTGTGTTGATGTTCCCGGCGACTATTGGAGGTTTTATCGATAACCCGGTTGTCTCAAAAATAGTCTCACTATTTAGTCAGCAAGGAATTCTTTATTATATTTTTTACAGTGGTTTGATTATATTTTTCAGTTATTTTTATACCGCCCTTGTCTTTAATCCTAAAGATGTTGCGGAGAACATGAAGAAGTATGGCGGTTTTATCCCTGGAGTAAGACCTGGTAATAATACTTCAGAATACTTAGATAAGATTATGACCAGGATTATCTTACCTGGTGCAGTATTTCTTGCAGTCATTGCAGTCCTTCCCTCGATTATATCTGCTATTTTGCATATTCCTTTCTTGGTAGCAAGTTTCTTCGGAGGCACGGGTATATTGATTATCGTAGGTGTATTGCTGGATACAGAGAGGCAGCTTGAGTCTCAACTTCTGATGAGGCAGTACGAAGGTTTTATGAGAAAAGGACGTATTAGGGGTAGAAGATGA
- the rplF gene encoding 50S ribosomal protein L6, producing the protein MSRIGKKPISINAKVKVRIENSITYVEGSKGKLESPIPEGIIVEVGENQIVVKRSSGEKRFRALHGLTRSLVNNMVTGVTEGFQKELEIIGVGYKAQVQGKKLSLQIGKSHPVEYSIPDGISIEIPKPTVIIVKGIDKQFVGEVAAEIRAYYPPEPYKGKGIRYKGEYVRKKAGKAGIK; encoded by the coding sequence ATGTCACGTATAGGTAAAAAACCCATTAGTATCAATGCTAAAGTAAAAGTAAGAATAGAGAATAGCATTACGTACGTTGAAGGTTCCAAAGGGAAGTTGGAGTCTCCCATTCCAGAGGGTATAATTGTTGAGGTTGGCGAGAATCAAATCGTTGTAAAGAGGAGTAGCGGGGAGAAGAGATTTCGTGCTTTGCATGGTTTGACCAGGTCTCTGGTTAACAATATGGTGACAGGAGTAACTGAAGGTTTTCAAAAAGAATTGGAGATTATAGGTGTAGGTTACAAGGCTCAAGTTCAGGGTAAGAAGTTGAGCTTGCAGATCGGTAAGTCTCATCCCGTGGAATACTCAATACCCGATGGTATCTCTATAGAGATACCCAAGCCTACGGTAATTATTGTTAAGGGTATTGATAAGCAGTTTGTTGGAGAAGTAGCTGCTGAGATAAGAGCTTATTATCCGCCCGAGCCTTATAAGGGCAAGGGAATAAGATATAAAGGTGAATATGTGAGAAAGAAAGCAGGCAAAGCAGGAATTAAATAA
- the rplR gene encoding 50S ribosomal protein L18 — MELRTFIKKKRAAHKRRHGRIRRKVSGTPERPRLSIYISLSYIYVQLIDDIKGQTLASFSSLESELKDEVKSKVSLEAAKIVGAHIAEKAKEAGVKKVVFDSSGYKYHGRVKTLADAAREAGLEF, encoded by the coding sequence ATGGAATTAAGAACATTCATTAAGAAGAAAAGAGCGGCACACAAGAGGCGACATGGTAGAATAAGAAGAAAGGTTTCAGGGACTCCTGAGAGACCCAGGCTGTCTATCTATATCAGTCTATCCTATATTTATGTGCAGCTTATCGATGATATCAAGGGTCAGACTTTAGCCTCCTTCTCTTCTTTAGAGTCAGAGTTAAAGGATGAGGTTAAGTCTAAGGTCTCTCTGGAGGCTGCAAAGATAGTCGGTGCTCACATTGCAGAGAAGGCTAAAGAAGCCGGAGTAAAGAAAGTTGTTTTTGATAGCAGCGGATATAAATACCACGGAAGAGTAAAGACTCTAGCCGATGCGGCAAGAGAAGCAGGGTTGGAATTTTAA